ACGACCCgctgagcctgacatcagtgccgggaaaaacgctggaaaccattctaaagaaGACAACTGTTGAGAGTATAGAGAGTCCTACTTTAATGGCACAAAGCCAGCATGGTCTCACCAATCTGCTCCAATTTTTTGAAGATGGGACTAAACTTCAGTCTACTTCTGTGACCCGCCTTGATTGTATTTTAGAGAACGGTGGTATACATAAATATGTTAGTAAATGGGACACCCCGCTGTGCCCGTCCCTAAGGTTTTCCTCATTGTTGCCATCAGCGAGTTGggtattttgcattttttgaacCCTCCCTTTGCATTATCCTCCCCTTTTTGTGGGACACTTCAGGGGGACCCCAGAGCATGTGGTTTGGGTCTTTGCCATCCCCCCAGCCTGACCAGGAGGGAGAGGGATTTTCTCTGCGTCAAAGTAGAGATGGCCCAAGGAGGAACTTGTGGAGATTTGAGGATTGTGCTACTTGTGGACGTTTCAAGTGGAACCAGTTCCTGACAGGAGGGAAGGCCCTGAAGGCTGGAGGGGCTGGCTTCAGGGGGACCCCAGAGCATGTGGTTTGGGTCTTTGCCATCCCCCTGCCTGACCAGGAGGGAGAGGGATTTTCTCTGCGTCAAAGTAGAGGTGGCCCAAGGAGGAACTTGTGGAGATTTGAGGATTGTGCTACTTGTGGACGTTTCAAGTGGAACCAGTTCCTGACAGGAGGGAAGGCCCTGAAGGCTGGAGGGGCTGGCTTCAGGGGGACCCCAGAGCATGTGGTTTGGGTCTTTGCCATCCCCCTGCCTGACCAGGAGGGAGAGGGATTTTCTCTGCGTCAAAGTAGAGGTGGCCCAAGGAGGAACTTGTGGAGATTTGAGGATTGTGCTACTTGTGGACGTTTCAAGTGGAACCAGTTCCTGACAGGAGGGAAGGCCCTGAAGGCTGGAGGGGCTGGCTTCAGGGGGACCCCAGAGCATGTGGTTTGGGTCTTTGCCATCCCCCTGCCTGACCAGGAGGGAGAGGGATTTTCTCTGCGTCAAAGTAGAGGTGGCCCAAGGAGGAACTTGTGGAGATTTGAGGATTGTGCTACTTGTGGACGTTTCAAGTGGAACCAGTTCCTGACAGGAGGGAAGGCCCTGAAGGCTGGAGGGGCtgggttcggggtttttttttctttttgccttctcTAAAAAGTCAACAGCAAGGGTGAAGAAGACCGACATTTTTGGCCATTCTAGTAGATGTTGAACAAGGGGTCTTGGCACTTTCTCCCAGGGTTGGGAAGCTGGAACCACATCGGGACTATCCTATGCTCCAAGGGGAAGGCATAGTGGAGCTGGATGCTGGTGTAGGTGAGAGGACAGTAGGAAGGAGGGGGAGCACACTTCTCCCATCGATTTTCCTAATTCTGTTTCTTAGTTTTTCTATTCTTGCATGGATTTTGATTTATAAGCAGAAGTTGAACACCAGTGCTGGACTTTGATTGGGTTTTCCCTTTGCTTTGGACACAAGCACTGAGTAAGAGAGGGTCAGTGTGTTTTCCTTttgtctccttctctctctgatGACCCCcatatgccccctccccccaccccccactggaTGGAACCTGGCATTGTAGCTCCCCAGGTGCAACCAGCAAGCCAAATGCAGGTCCCACTACATgtggtgagccagctgatatagtgcatctggattttcagaaagcgtttgacaaagtccctcaccaGAGTCTCTTGAGGAAATAAgtaagtcatgggatgggaggcaatgtcctgttgcagattgagaactggttaaaagacagaaaacggTGAATagcggagtgccccagggatctgtactgggactgtggcttaacatatttataaatgacctagagaggggaacaacaagtgaggtgatcaaatatgttgaggatacaaaattattcaaagttgttaaatcacaagaggattgtgagaaattgcaagcggaccttgcgagactgggcatgcaaatggcaaatgacatttaaatgtgggcaagtgcaaagtgagtcACCTAGGGAAGAGCTATCCAAATTATTGGTacacaatgcaaggctccacCTTAGGCGTCATCGTGGATATTACagtgaaatcttctgctcagtgtgcagcagcagccaagaaagcaaatagactgCTAGggtttattaggaaaggactcgAGAATAAACAGAGTAtttcgtaatgcctctgtatcactccagggTGCCACCTCATCCTGAGTATTtcaggtcaccacatctcaagaaagatacagcagaattagaaaaggtacagagaaggacgaccaagatgataaaggggatggaacgattcccctatgaggaaaggctaaagaggttaggactctgcagcttggagaagagatggctgaggggggatatgacagaggcctataaaatcatgagtggagtggaccCCTCCCTCTTATGACTTGTACTAAAACCTTCATCTCTTTGCTTGAGACCTTGCTTTTTCAGCAGGGGTCTGATTCGTCAGGATCTGGGTTGTTATTGGTGTGGTTTGATTATGTAccgtatgttatttatttatttatttagtaacttttatataccgacgaacgttgggaacatctcgtcggtttacatataacagaactgagcaacaggctttacaatttttgcATAATTAGATAATTAAATGTATGTAAATTTGTATGTAGCCTAGAGCCTGGTACCCAACTAATAAGTAATATCAAAACCACACCCCCTCACAAGCTAGAAATCTTCTTTAACATAAGGAGGAAAAAAATGCTGTCGTCTGGGATGGGCCGATTACCACTGGAGACGGTCTAGGGTTTTGCCGAGcctcagaaaatagcagaggatcCTGCAGCAGCCTGCACAAAGGGTAGTGGACCGGGAATGCCAGAGACTCGCGGATATGCACACGGTGAGAATACTCGGGCTTGTACAGCAGAGAGATTCGCCGGTGTGAAATCCACTCACGGTGGCCCTTTGGCATGGAGTTAAGAGGTAAGGGCAGGCTAGCCCagacagcagcaatgcaagcttctctCACCCTGGCCCACAGCTCGAAAATAATCTAGACTCTGCATCCAGTCCAGAACAAAGGCCAGGGGACGGTCCCTTGCTGTCAGcctagcttgctgggcagcctcaGGGTTTCTAGCATCAAAACGTCAGCCAGAGCTGGAACGataaaagtacatttttatttagccACTCTGTGGGGTGCCCTTTTAACCCTGGCCAACTGCTGGGTTAGCTAGCTCGAGCTATATAAAAATTGCCTGCGAATTCAAATAACCACAGTTATGAATCCCGTGTCATCTTAAAATGGTAAAGTCTAGGTCGGTGACTGAATTGTGCACGCTGCGAATGCAGCGACTGGCTCAGGTCATGCGCGGGGACCTCCAGGATCCCTCAACCGGAGGAGGCGGCTCCCTGAGCACGTGAACTGGAGAGAGCCAAGCGAGGAAGATGATAAAAAAACAGTTTATTCTGCTGGGGTTGCTCCCGCTCGGCTTTCTCGTCAGCGAGGCTAGAACAGGGACGATTCTCAAACTGTCTGCCCTGGGACAGAGCGCGAGGGTATTTTTAGCCCCCAGactttgctaattttcaaaggaaaagcacATGGGGACTTTTGTGCTTAGAACCTTCTCTTGGCCACACATCACCTGAGGCCATGTCCACCCGCTGCTGTTGTTGTTGGGGGTTCTttttaaactgaaaatatcaGCCCTGGAAGCACCAGGATCTTCATTAGCATTGTGACGCTCCCGGGGGGAAGGTAGCTGCAATTaaagagttgtagctaacttggAATCAAAGAATGCATGTTTTAAGGCAAGCCGCGTCGATTTGCATGCACGAGGCCAGTAGTGAGCTGATCAGCATGCTGAGCAGCTTATTATGCTTGCGGTGCTAGGACAAAATAAGGCACAGCGTTTTCACTGCATGAGGCCATTGTACGTTTCTTAAATGAGGCCTTAGATGCTGAGAACTCTGTAGTGCTCCATGAGCCTAAGGCATGACATCGGTGGCACAGGAGGGACATGCTCTGAGGAGGCAGAGATCAGAGCAGGAGCTAGGGAAGAGGGACTAGCTGGCGCTCCTGGGGTCCTGCCAAAGGAGGACGTGCACAGGAATGGTGGGTAGGAGACAAGGGGCCCCCGAGCCTTCCTGAGGACATTGGAAGCAGAGCAGCAGGCTGAAACCGAGCGAAGGCAGGGTTCGTACGCCTTGTGACCATGGCCAAGTCACTTCAGCCTCCACTGGCCCAGGTACAAAATTTAGAAATAAGCTACTGTACCTGCATGTAAGTGACgctgagctaccaatgaaaaagatGTGAGCTCCATCGCTAAATGAACAAAGCACAAACCGTCCACAGAGAGGCTTAAGACATGCACACTGTATTTGCTGCAGCAGAGAAGATGACAGGGGGGGAGAGCAAAAGGAAaattagcaacaaaaaaaaaaataataaaagaagagTTAAGAGAATAAAAAGCTCCACTGACTGTTTTAGTCCCTGCCTCCTAGGAATTTTGGCTGACACCTaaggtacttgccagatactggcttggccactgttggaaagaggatgctgggcttgatggaccctcagtctgacccagtagggcaactTCTTAGGTTCTTACACTATTTTTCCATCTGTCCCAAACTTCCCCAATGTCAAAGACATAGCACAACAggatgtccaaacctttttcaagcTACCCGAAAGATGTATGTAATTGTGTTCCCCCAGTCCTTGAATTCGATCACCCAGCATCTGGCTGCACTAGGGAGGAAGAACACAGACCTATCGTCCGGCACGGCGATGTCACTTTAATTCAGTCATCAGCAATCGGACCACTTGTGTATCCAGTCTAAGTCTCCTATGGGGACCTGTCATCCATCTTTCAGCTGCTCACTGTAGCCCCCCCGCCAAAGATCCTTTCAGCCATTAATTCAATTGCATCTGGAAGATTAAATTCGAGAAGGTGGTGACCCCCCCCCCgcatcatcttcctcctctttaTTTCCCGTAGCGAAACCGGCTAATTCAGTTCAGGTGTAAGCACAGAAGAGCATtcaaaatgccatactgggtcagagcccGGTCCATCGAGCTCAAGCTCCTGGCCCAGACAGCGGCTATTCTGGCTGATCCCACAAGAAGTCAATTTCTTGTTACTTCCTCCCAAGCATCGCAATGATCTGCCCTGGTCTACCTCATTCacaatagtttatggacttttccatttTCCCTTAGCTCACAGCAGCATCTCCTTCGGGGATCGCTACACGCAGAAACTGCCGGTGTAGGCTTTTGCCCAGAAGGTGCTGGGAACATTTAGGAGCGCGCAGTAATTTGCCAGCCACCTCTGAGCCAgggggagaaagttctttttattcCCAATGGCCTTCCAGTTTGATTAAGAAAGCAAGTGCACCTTCCCAGATGCAATGAGGGTAAAAACAGGATGAGCTGCTGCAATGCCACTGCTCGCCAGCAGGCACTCCCCAACACCTTTTGGCAGGACTCCACCCTCGCAGACAAGGAGCCATTCCTGGGTGCTGCCAGATGAGGGCAGTATTCACAGCCAGGTTTAAATAAGAAACAACTTGGGTTCCAAAGCCAACAGTGAAGGCTCTGCCCTGCgtcacattaaaaaaacaaacaaactttgcATACGTCCAACCTGGGCCCTAAGAGCTTTGGGACCAGGGGATCTGAAGCAATGAAAATCCTCTGGTAAACACCAAGCGAAGCAAGATTAGGGAACCCCCATCCCCAGAGAATCCCTGTTGGACTAGCAGTGGTGTAGCTCTACGAGCAGTATAGAGAGCAGGGCCCTCCTCGGCCAGTCAGGTTTCCAAGATCTCTCTAGTGAATATGCAGGAAATGTGCATGCAttacctcctgtgtatgcaaatatttctcatggtccctgaaaacccaacaggataagggggggggggggggagcaccctGCCTAGATAAAGAACTCCAACAGCTCACACAGAGTGTCGCTGTCTTCCTGCCTTTCACCTGCACCCATGGGGGGAATAGGGGCTTCTCTAAGGTCTGTTTACCAGCTCTAGTACCAGCCTCCTTCCACCAGGAGCGGGGCAGCCCCTGTTTCCTCACCCAAATTATTTCTGAAATCCTTTCAGTTGCACCCTTGGGAGCAGCAGTGTTAAGTGTAATGTCCCAAATGCTATCACTGACCAAATGTTCCACTGGAAGggggaagaaaaaagaaacaaaaaaccaaaTGGACACGTTCTTTAATCCCACTTTCAGTAAGCTTTTTACAAAGGTAAACATTGCAAAACTCTAGCAGCTGCTGTGGTGACCCACTGCCCAAATCTCTTCCACCCCATTTGCAGGAAGCCATCTTGGTCACCTGTAGGAAGTAAGAGCAGGCCCCACACCACCAGCAGCTAtcctaggaactgaacaaaaacGGCAGGGAGCAGGCTTGGCCCCTGCCTAGCCAACGGCTACAAATCAGCATTCATGTAGGTCCGCAAGTCCCTTTCCCAGGCCCGggccttttcctctctcctcttctcctccctcctgctgacGGTGGCCACTCTCTCCATTCTGGCTGGCCGTAGCTTGGGTTGCTGGGCCACTGCCTCCTCGTCATTGGCCCCGAAGTGCGTCACTTTGGGCTTTTCGGTTGGCCGAAAGCCCAGACCCGCCTGGTCACGTTTTAGTACAGTTCCAACAGGAAACTTCCTTCCTGCTCCCAGTGGCCCTAAGCCAGTCTCGGGGTCCCAGCCCTCTTTCAGCAAAAGCCGGTAGCCCACACTGTGCTCAGGGATGTGATAGTGGGTGGAAGCAGAGGGACGTTGCTGACTGAAGAGGTGGACAGTTGAGCGCTCATGCTGCTCAGTGCTATCTTCCTGGTAATGCATCTTGCAGACAGCACAGTATTTCAGCTCTGGAGTGCCTCTCCTATCAAGGGAAAAGGAACCAGGTCAGTTTCCCTCACATACAGAACATGTGTAACAGGCaacagcaatgcaagcttccctcacatacacaaagcCCCAAAACGGATaatggcagtgcaagcttccttcaCATTAACAGATATATTGTCCCACCACAGAACCCATATAGTAGACAACAGCAGTGTAAACTTCATTCAGAAACGGGGTTGCCAAccggttccagattttcaggtcaggttgatccagtcctggctctACTCCTCTGCAcacaggtacttatagtcttgattttctgagggaatgcaataagtcaatcagaataaatcccagcgtGCAacaggataaaaccaggactggatcaacctgtcctgaaaatctggagccggttggcaaccctattcAGAAACTACCTCACCTTGGTCCTGTCTCCTCCAATAGAACTGTCCCATATTCTCGTAGAAGACGCACCACTTCCTTGTGTCCGGCCTCCTCTGCCAAATCCAGTGCATCTCGCCCCTGTGCCTCGCAGACTCCGACCCAAGCAGCGCCACGATCCAGAAGGTGCCTCACCACATGAATGTGCCCAGCGTAAGCCGCACACATCAGCGCCGTCCAGTAATAGCCATCCCGGAAATTCACGTCACTCATACCCTTATCAAGCACCTCCTGCAGGGCTTTCAAGTTTCCATCCTGGGCACACTTCAGCAGTCGATGCCCACCATGCTCTGTTACACTTGGCTGTACTACAGGCTCTTCCCTCCGtgtgcgttttcgacatgcttTCTGTTCTCGTGAGCTCCCCTCGCTAACAGAAGCCAGCAAGTTTTCATAGAAACACTTGGCTTCCTCACCACTCCCTATGGAGTCCCCAATATGGTGGTGCAGACTGAGGCTCTCCCTGCGCTCGCCATCCTTCCAAAGATCTGATGCCTCACGGGCACGGGTGAATGAAATCAGAGGGCGTTGGTTCATTTGAAACTGAAAAAGAAGATTAAAACAAGAATGTGTTTGAATAATCACTTTAAATTTCATTAACGGATTTCCAGAAACTTGGCCAAACATCAAACCCTTAtggaaattaatagcagtgttgTGTCTTATTTCCA
The DNA window shown above is from Rhinatrema bivittatum chromosome 19, aRhiBiv1.1, whole genome shotgun sequence and carries:
- the GPANK1 gene encoding G patch domain and ankyrin repeat-containing protein 1 isoform X3, producing the protein MNQRPLISFTRAREASDLWKDGERRESLSLHHHIGDSIGSGEEAKCFYENLLASVSEGSSREQKACRKRTRREEPVVQPSVTEHGGHRLLKCAQDGNLKALQEVLDKGMSDVNFRDGYYWTALMCAAYAGHIHVVRHLLDRGAAWVGVCEAQGRDALDLAEEAGHKEVVRLLREYGTVLLEETGPRRGTPELKYCAVCKMHYQEDSTEQHERSTVHLFSQQRPSASTHYHIPEHSVGYRLLLKEGWDPETGLGPLGAGRKFPVGTVLKRDQAGLGFRPTEKPKVTHFGANDEEAVAQQPKLRPARMERVATVSRREEKRREEKARAWERDLRTYMNADL
- the GPANK1 gene encoding G patch domain and ankyrin repeat-containing protein 1 isoform X1 — its product is MEKPLQTFKESNLRKFQMNQRPLISFTRAREASDLWKDGERRESLSLHHHIGDSIGSGEEAKCFYENLLASVSEGSSREQKACRKRTRREEPVVQPSVTEHGGHRLLKCAQDGNLKALQEVLDKGMSDVNFRDGYYWTALMCAAYAGHIHVVRHLLDRGAAWVGVCEAQGRDALDLAEEAGHKEVVRLLREYGTVLLEETGPRRGTPELKYCAVCKMHYQEDSTEQHERSTVHLFSQQRPSASTHYHIPEHSVGYRLLLKEGWDPETGLGPLGAGRKFPVGTVLKRDQAGLGFRPTEKPKVTHFGANDEEAVAQQPKLRPARMERVATVSRREEKRREEKARAWERDLRTYMNADL
- the GPANK1 gene encoding G patch domain and ankyrin repeat-containing protein 1 isoform X2 yields the protein MFQMNQRPLISFTRAREASDLWKDGERRESLSLHHHIGDSIGSGEEAKCFYENLLASVSEGSSREQKACRKRTRREEPVVQPSVTEHGGHRLLKCAQDGNLKALQEVLDKGMSDVNFRDGYYWTALMCAAYAGHIHVVRHLLDRGAAWVGVCEAQGRDALDLAEEAGHKEVVRLLREYGTVLLEETGPRRGTPELKYCAVCKMHYQEDSTEQHERSTVHLFSQQRPSASTHYHIPEHSVGYRLLLKEGWDPETGLGPLGAGRKFPVGTVLKRDQAGLGFRPTEKPKVTHFGANDEEAVAQQPKLRPARMERVATVSRREEKRREEKARAWERDLRTYMNADL